A portion of the Microlunatus phosphovorus NM-1 genome contains these proteins:
- a CDS encoding VC0807 family protein has protein sequence MSYTPYRPSSAWLGLAADIGLPLAGYYTLHAMGADDWLALLVATAAAGARLIAVALWTRRVSWFAAIMLGVFGVGLALAFIGGSPRFLLLKDSFTTAVIGAVFLSSLAGSRPLTLSAAQSWRPGLGEELERLYREVPAGRRAFRISTLGWGLGMLAEAVLRIPLIYLLPIEVMVGLSTALMIAAMILLTLWNAAYITSAARREPVLEVLLPGSMRGRVGRQVRPDAPYAEACPK, from the coding sequence ATACACCGTATAGGCCTTCCTCTGCCTGGCTCGGACTGGCGGCTGACATCGGGCTGCCGCTCGCCGGCTACTACACGCTGCACGCCATGGGAGCAGACGACTGGCTCGCCCTCCTCGTCGCAACCGCGGCGGCCGGAGCCAGGCTGATCGCAGTCGCGCTCTGGACTCGCCGGGTCTCCTGGTTCGCGGCGATCATGCTGGGCGTGTTCGGCGTCGGGCTTGCCCTGGCCTTCATCGGCGGCAGTCCTCGGTTCCTGCTGCTCAAGGACTCCTTCACCACCGCCGTGATCGGCGCGGTCTTCTTGTCCAGCCTGGCCGGCAGCAGACCGCTCACTCTCAGCGCCGCCCAGTCGTGGCGACCAGGTCTCGGTGAGGAACTGGAGCGGCTGTACCGGGAGGTGCCAGCCGGGCGTCGCGCTTTCCGCATCAGCACGCTCGGCTGGGGACTAGGGATGTTGGCCGAAGCGGTGCTGCGGATTCCCCTGATCTACCTGCTGCCGATCGAGGTCATGGTCGGTCTCTCCACGGCACTCATGATCGCGGCGATGATCCTGCTCACGCTCTGGAACGCGGCATACATCACCAGTGCGGCGAGACGGGAACCGGTCTTGGAGGTCCTGCTCCCCGGCTCGATGCGAGGTCGGGTCGGCCGTCAAG